The Eriocheir sinensis breed Jianghai 21 chromosome 49, ASM2467909v1, whole genome shotgun sequence genome has a segment encoding these proteins:
- the LOC126981806 gene encoding hornerin-like isoform X4: MRLLPPSPYQENSTAPQQGDLSGSSGGNAWSLALGAQYQQDYYQNYQYPQQAVYQPEQQAVYQPQQETHYPPQQAYQDPYYFQEQQQQQYPGQAVQGVGEQQDHHHHQQQQFVVGPQHQPQPQQEPEREGCGSQQCWECGAAFQDVALLRDHLALFHPHLHLFCCSLCPHVFPSHTSLAQHFNALHLLGEPVTSPEQTQDQPEEPQQQEPPPPDPEAERATAPAEAPAGGGASPKRGPARKRTKPKTWVSPFEGFSAPGEQNGLWCVLCRISQFTSHEEFQVHHQGHVRERSLRVHLKHLSQYQLRKAKVKVESRKKNSSLKLKLKISKVGRGRGRKRREVKILSEEGMSDTPNSFQEQEGLEAEPREEEGREEEGGEAAATAEAEAEAAVEKEESGGESEEQEASRSSGEAQDGEEQQEQDPLVGHDDLGTEREQDGQREEQDDPHDEAYQQQDDDYHDQQEYHQEEQDYQQEEQDYQQEGQEYQPEQDKGEEGYQEAPEAGEQSDGSNSGFNPEFGEQELNYEGAGDSGDNSQAYQPQFESYPTASWFTDYESGPRIAAAMAGATAAENASEGGTWAGGADGAANPSYSGASPPPEKGSSGPVNGGPGEEGDGEDGLFSQAVLGQESPEKNDRQGSFEQLCLNDSFSGQAEGETDEDSQQQQQDQLASPQEQQQQAAGVASDLLSELEYLNNSGQAQGSSGQADLQSGGSQSGSQSGQIDGSPHSGGPSPHSGGPSPHSAGPGTPSHLSSRGSNSGTPTSSGGHPTPPPSDTSFRALATSPITSPSQQQPSSPSLHKGPTPPATSPHQQMQHSPQQAGDQQSAAAAAAAAAAAASVPRLTIANNLMASTTSAISSHLLAATTTTSQAGVSGMMGRYGTQWSQAAGYSGAAAYPGLPGTSIGSTNMPGPLRAPLPPTVGMQYRPSPPPRVRGRPPLIGHVGRPPLHQAAHLQPTRGPGRPPASSILPPPLMPAPGGRGGMMPPLQRMHQTMYPGGRPAAPPQQSGAGKRQMLGAAGHSPSKTARREDINVPSRQKDNECQIIAVANRSDGLPVISNVQGGSAAPGTQRTPVPPTTESTINLSDSITLSVRASASKEGARGERGGPEAGAVANLLASRGITVTPAAGERQDGSGGRDDRRLPTAQELNLSSAISVHPPTQREREGGGRERDRDGFAVPQAPPTRANASNSSVERPPRPPTVDLTQDVPASGAQGTRHKCHQCDRSFPTASLLADHSRVHQQQQQARMPFKCHLCTAGFSTQKGQQHHYQQFHQLHLSAGDVAIPLVDLRSPVNVQRMAALGIRSFLPLTNLQNRGAGGVVGVPILTLENLRNGHMTLQQWGVSDVLSLGPAKTLNMPSMDLDHSGSSDGAQHKE; encoded by the coding sequence GTGATCTGTCGGGGAGCAGCGGCGGGAACGCTTGGTCCTTGGCGCTTGGCGCACAGTACCAACAAGACTACTACCAGAACTACCAATACCCACAGCAAGCAGTCTACCAGCCTGAACAGCAGGCAGTCTACCAGCCCCAACAAGAGACACACTATCCCCCCCAGCAGGCATACCAGGATCCATATTACttccaggagcagcagcagcaacagtaccCTGGCCAGGCTGTGCAGGGTGTTGGTGAGCAGcaagatcatcatcatcatcagcagcagcagtttGTGGTAGGGCCTCAGCACCAGCCGCAGCCACAGCAGGAGCcagagagggaggggtgtggCAGCCAGCAGTGCTGGGAGTGCGGGGCGGCCTTCCAGGATGTGGCGCTGCTCCGTGACCACCTGGCACTCTTTCACCCCCACCTGCACCTGTTCTGCTGCAGCCTGTGTCCCCATGTGTTCCCAAGTCACACAAGCCTTGCGCAGCACTTCAACGCCTTGCACCTGCTAGGCGAGCCTGTCACATCTCCGGAGCAAACACAAGACCAGCCAGAAGAACCCCAGCAGCAGGAGCCCCCACCACCAGACCCTGAGGCAGAAAGAGCAACAGCACCAGCAGAAGCACCAGCAGGGGGAGGCGCCAGCCCGAAGCGCGGCCCTGCCAGGAAGCGGACCAAGCCCAAGACCTGGGTATCCCCATTTGAGGGGTTTTCTGCACCCGGTGAGCAGAACGGCCTCTGGTGCGTGCTGTGCCGCATCAGCCAGTTCACCAGCCACGAGGAGTTTCAGGTGCACCACCAAGGACACGTGCGTGAGAGGAGCCTGCGAGTGCACCTCAAGCACCTCTCGCAGTACCAGTTGAGGAAGGCCAAGGTCAAGGTGGAGTCAAGGAAGAAAAATTCATCCCTCAAGCTGAAGCTCAAAATCTCCAAAGTGGGTCGTGGCCGCGGTCGTAAGCGCAGGGAGGTCAAGATCCTGAGTGAAGAGGGCATGAGTGACACCCCAAACAGTTTTCAGGAACAAGAAGGTCTGGAAGCTGAGCCCCGcgaggaggagggcagggaggaggagggcggagaggcggcggcgacagcggaggcggaggcggaggcggcggtagagaaggaggagagcggCGGAGAGAGTGAGGAGCAGGAGGCCAGCAGATCCTCAGGGGAAGCCCAGGACGGCgaggagcagcaggagcaggacccACTGGTCGGGCATGACGACCTGGGGACTGAGCGGGAGCAGGACGGCCAGCGGGAGGAACAGGACGACCCACACGACGAGGCCTACCAGCAGCAGGACGACGACTACCACGACCAGCAGGAGTACCATCAGGAGGAGCAGGACTaccagcaggaggagcaggactACCAGCAGGAGGGCCAGGAGTACCAGCCGGAGCaggacaaaggagaggagggcTACCAGGAGGCCCCTGAGGCTGGCGAGCAAAGTGACGGCAGCAACAGCGGCTTCAACCCCGAGTTTGGGGAGCAGGAGCTCAACTACGAGGGTGCAGGCGACTCCGGGGACAACTCGCAGGCCTACCAGCCTCAGTTTGAGTCCTACCCGACTGCTAGCTGGTTCACCGATTACGAGTCTGGACCGCGGATAGCCGCAGCCATGGCCGGCGCCACAGCAGCAGAGAATGCTAGTGAAGGGGGCACCTGGGCCGGGGGTGCAGACGGGGCAGCCAATCCCTCATACAGCGGAGCAAGCCCACCCCCGGAGAAGGGTTCCTCAGGGCCAGTGAACGGGGGGCCTGGCGAGGAGGGGGATGGCGAGGACGGACTGTTCAGCCAGGCGGTGCTGGGCCAGGAGTCCCCCGAGAAGAATGACCGTCAGGGCAGCTTCGAGCAGCTGTGCCTCAATGACTCCTTCAGCGGCCAGGCTGAGGGTGAGACCGACGAGGACTcccagcaacagcagcaggaCCAACTTGCCTCGcctcaggagcagcagcagcaggcagcagGCGTGGCCAGCGACCTGCTGTCAGAGCTTGAGTACCTAAATAACAGCGGCCAGGCCCAGGGCAGCAGCGGCCAGGCAGACCTGCAGTCCGGTGGCTCCCAGTCCGGCTCCCAGTCCGGCCAGATAGATGGCTCCCCACACAGTGGTGGCCCTTCACCTCACAGCGGGGGACCCTCCCCTCACAGTGCGGGGCCTGGCACACCCTCACACCTCAGCTCCCGTGGCTCAAACTCCGGGACTCCCACCTCTTCAGGGggacaccccacccccccaccctcagACACCTCCTTCAGAGCCCTGGCCACCAGCCCCATCACCAGCCCCTCCCAACAGCAGCCCAGTTCCCCCTCCCTTCACAAGGGACCCACGCCTCCTGCCACCTCTCCCCACCAACAGATGCAGCACTCGCCCCAGCAGGCCGGGGATCAgcagtcagcagcagcagcagcagcagcagcagcggcagcagcttCGGTGCCGCGCCTGACGATTGCCAACAACCTGATGGCATCTACCACCAGTGCCATCAGCTCCCACCTGctggccgccaccaccaccaccagccaggcCGGCGTGAGTGGCATGATGGGCCGCTACGGCACCCAGTGGTCCCAGGCGGCAGGCTACAGCGGTGCTGCGGCCTACCCTGGCCTGCCTGGCACTAGTATCGGCAGCACCAACATGCCCGGACCCCTGCGTGCCCCCCTGCCACCCACTGTGGGTATGCAGTACCGCCCCAGCCCGCCCCCACGTGTCCGGGGCAGACCCCCTCTCATTGGCCATGTGGGGCGCCCTCCCCTGCACCAGGCTGCCCACCTCCAGCCTACCCGTGGGCCAGGGCGCCCCCCTGCTTCCTCCATCCTGCCACCGCCTCTCATGCCAGCCCCGGGGGGACGGGGGGGCATGATGCCACCCCTGCAGCGCATGCACCAGACCATGTACCCTGGTGGGCGCCCCGCTGCCCCACCGCAACAGAGCGGTGCTGGCAAGCGGCAAATGCTTGGGGCTGCCGGACACTCCCCCAGCAAGACTGCGCGCCGCGAGGACATCAACGTGCCCTCGCGGCAGAAGGACAATGAGTGTCAGATCATTGCTGTGGCCAACAGGAGTGATGGGCTACCCGTTATCTCCAATGTTCAGGGCGGTTCTGCTGCGCCTGGCACCCAGCGGACCCCCGTGCCCCCCACCACTGAGTCCACCATCAACCTGAGTGACTCCATCACGCTGAGTGTGCGCGCCTCAGCAAGCAAGGAGGGTGCCCGTGGCGAGCGCGGCGGCCCGGAGGCGGGTGCTGTGGCCAACCTGCTGGCCTCGCGGGGCATCACTGTGACGCCTGCGGCTGGGGAGCGGCAAGATGGCAGTGGCGGAAGGGATGACCGGCGGTTGCCAACAGCGCAGGAGTTGAACCTGTCCTCGGCAATCTCtgtgcacccacccacccagcggGAACGTGAGGGTGGCGGGCGAGAGCGGGACAGAGATGGCTTCGCGGTGCCCCAGGCCCCCCCCACACGAGCTAACGCATCCAACAGCAGTGTGGAGCGGCCTCCCCGCCCCCCTACCGTGGACTTAACGCAGGACGTGCCTGCCTCGGGGGCCCAGGGCACGCGGCACAAGTGCCACCAGTGTGACCGCAGTTTCCCCACGGCCAGCCTGCTAGCGGACCACAGTCGCgtgcaccagcagcagcagcaggccagGATGCCCTTCAAGTGCCACCTGTGCACGGCAGGCTTCTCCACACAGAAGGGCCAGCAGCACCACTACCAGCAGTTCCACCAGCTGCACCTCTCCGCCGGGGATGTGGCCATCCCACTGGTGGACCTGCGCAGCCCCGTCAACGTGCAGCGCATGGCGGCCCTGGGCATCCGctccttcctgcctctcaccAACCTGCAGAACAGGGGTGCAGGAGGCGTGGTGGGCGTGCCCATCCTCACCCTGGAGAACCTGCGCAATGGCCACATGACACTGCAGCAGTGGGGAGTCAGTGACGTGCTGTCCCTCGGCCCCGCCAAGACCCTCAACATGCCCAG
- the LOC126981806 gene encoding hornerin-like isoform X3: protein MACQEPGAVAQSPASKSDLSGSSGGNAWSLALGAQYQQDYYQNYQYPQQAVYQPEQQAVYQPQQETHYPPQQAYQDPYYFQEQQQQQYPGQAVQGVGEQQDHHHHQQQQFVVGPQHQPQPQQEPEREGCGSQQCWECGAAFQDVALLRDHLALFHPHLHLFCCSLCPHVFPSHTSLAQHFNALHLLGEPVTSPEQTQDQPEEPQQQEPPPPDPEAERATAPAEAPAGGGASPKRGPARKRTKPKTWVSPFEGFSAPGEQNGLWCVLCRISQFTSHEEFQVHHQGHVRERSLRVHLKHLSQYQLRKAKVKVESRKKNSSLKLKLKISKVGRGRGRKRREVKILSEEGMSDTPNSFQEQEGLEAEPREEEGREEEGGEAAATAEAEAEAAVEKEESGGESEEQEASRSSGEAQDGEEQQEQDPLVGHDDLGTEREQDGQREEQDDPHDEAYQQQDDDYHDQQEYHQEEQDYQQEEQDYQQEGQEYQPEQDKGEEGYQEAPEAGEQSDGSNSGFNPEFGEQELNYEGAGDSGDNSQAYQPQFESYPTASWFTDYESGPRIAAAMAGATAAENASEGGTWAGGADGAANPSYSGASPPPEKGSSGPVNGGPGEEGDGEDGLFSQAVLGQESPEKNDRQGSFEQLCLNDSFSGQAEGETDEDSQQQQQDQLASPQEQQQQAAGVASDLLSELEYLNNSGQAQGSSGQADLQSGGSQSGSQSGQIDGSPHSGGPSPHSGGPSPHSAGPGTPSHLSSRGSNSGTPTSSGGHPTPPPSDTSFRALATSPITSPSQQQPSSPSLHKGPTPPATSPHQQMQHSPQQAGDQQSAAAAAAAAAAAASVPRLTIANNLMASTTSAISSHLLAATTTTSQAGVSGMMGRYGTQWSQAAGYSGAAAYPGLPGTSIGSTNMPGPLRAPLPPTVGMQYRPSPPPRVRGRPPLIGHVGRPPLHQAAHLQPTRGPGRPPASSILPPPLMPAPGGRGGMMPPLQRMHQTMYPGGRPAAPPQQSGAGKRQMLGAAGHSPSKTARREDINVPSRQKDNECQIIAVANRSDGLPVISNVQGGSAAPGTQRTPVPPTTESTINLSDSITLSVRASASKEGARGERGGPEAGAVANLLASRGITVTPAAGERQDGSGGRDDRRLPTAQELNLSSAISVHPPTQREREGGGRERDRDGFAVPQAPPTRANASNSSVERPPRPPTVDLTQDVPASGAQGTRHKCHQCDRSFPTASLLADHSRVHQQQQQARMPFKCHLCTAGFSTQKGQQHHYQQFHQLHLSAGDVAIPLVDLRSPVNVQRMAALGIRSFLPLTNLQNRGAGGVVGVPILTLENLRNGHMTLQQWGVSDVLSLGPAKTLNMPSMDLDHSGSSDGAQHKE, encoded by the coding sequence GTGATCTGTCGGGGAGCAGCGGCGGGAACGCTTGGTCCTTGGCGCTTGGCGCACAGTACCAACAAGACTACTACCAGAACTACCAATACCCACAGCAAGCAGTCTACCAGCCTGAACAGCAGGCAGTCTACCAGCCCCAACAAGAGACACACTATCCCCCCCAGCAGGCATACCAGGATCCATATTACttccaggagcagcagcagcaacagtaccCTGGCCAGGCTGTGCAGGGTGTTGGTGAGCAGcaagatcatcatcatcatcagcagcagcagtttGTGGTAGGGCCTCAGCACCAGCCGCAGCCACAGCAGGAGCcagagagggaggggtgtggCAGCCAGCAGTGCTGGGAGTGCGGGGCGGCCTTCCAGGATGTGGCGCTGCTCCGTGACCACCTGGCACTCTTTCACCCCCACCTGCACCTGTTCTGCTGCAGCCTGTGTCCCCATGTGTTCCCAAGTCACACAAGCCTTGCGCAGCACTTCAACGCCTTGCACCTGCTAGGCGAGCCTGTCACATCTCCGGAGCAAACACAAGACCAGCCAGAAGAACCCCAGCAGCAGGAGCCCCCACCACCAGACCCTGAGGCAGAAAGAGCAACAGCACCAGCAGAAGCACCAGCAGGGGGAGGCGCCAGCCCGAAGCGCGGCCCTGCCAGGAAGCGGACCAAGCCCAAGACCTGGGTATCCCCATTTGAGGGGTTTTCTGCACCCGGTGAGCAGAACGGCCTCTGGTGCGTGCTGTGCCGCATCAGCCAGTTCACCAGCCACGAGGAGTTTCAGGTGCACCACCAAGGACACGTGCGTGAGAGGAGCCTGCGAGTGCACCTCAAGCACCTCTCGCAGTACCAGTTGAGGAAGGCCAAGGTCAAGGTGGAGTCAAGGAAGAAAAATTCATCCCTCAAGCTGAAGCTCAAAATCTCCAAAGTGGGTCGTGGCCGCGGTCGTAAGCGCAGGGAGGTCAAGATCCTGAGTGAAGAGGGCATGAGTGACACCCCAAACAGTTTTCAGGAACAAGAAGGTCTGGAAGCTGAGCCCCGcgaggaggagggcagggaggaggagggcggagaggcggcggcgacagcggaggcggaggcggaggcggcggtagagaaggaggagagcggCGGAGAGAGTGAGGAGCAGGAGGCCAGCAGATCCTCAGGGGAAGCCCAGGACGGCgaggagcagcaggagcaggacccACTGGTCGGGCATGACGACCTGGGGACTGAGCGGGAGCAGGACGGCCAGCGGGAGGAACAGGACGACCCACACGACGAGGCCTACCAGCAGCAGGACGACGACTACCACGACCAGCAGGAGTACCATCAGGAGGAGCAGGACTaccagcaggaggagcaggactACCAGCAGGAGGGCCAGGAGTACCAGCCGGAGCaggacaaaggagaggagggcTACCAGGAGGCCCCTGAGGCTGGCGAGCAAAGTGACGGCAGCAACAGCGGCTTCAACCCCGAGTTTGGGGAGCAGGAGCTCAACTACGAGGGTGCAGGCGACTCCGGGGACAACTCGCAGGCCTACCAGCCTCAGTTTGAGTCCTACCCGACTGCTAGCTGGTTCACCGATTACGAGTCTGGACCGCGGATAGCCGCAGCCATGGCCGGCGCCACAGCAGCAGAGAATGCTAGTGAAGGGGGCACCTGGGCCGGGGGTGCAGACGGGGCAGCCAATCCCTCATACAGCGGAGCAAGCCCACCCCCGGAGAAGGGTTCCTCAGGGCCAGTGAACGGGGGGCCTGGCGAGGAGGGGGATGGCGAGGACGGACTGTTCAGCCAGGCGGTGCTGGGCCAGGAGTCCCCCGAGAAGAATGACCGTCAGGGCAGCTTCGAGCAGCTGTGCCTCAATGACTCCTTCAGCGGCCAGGCTGAGGGTGAGACCGACGAGGACTcccagcaacagcagcaggaCCAACTTGCCTCGcctcaggagcagcagcagcaggcagcagGCGTGGCCAGCGACCTGCTGTCAGAGCTTGAGTACCTAAATAACAGCGGCCAGGCCCAGGGCAGCAGCGGCCAGGCAGACCTGCAGTCCGGTGGCTCCCAGTCCGGCTCCCAGTCCGGCCAGATAGATGGCTCCCCACACAGTGGTGGCCCTTCACCTCACAGCGGGGGACCCTCCCCTCACAGTGCGGGGCCTGGCACACCCTCACACCTCAGCTCCCGTGGCTCAAACTCCGGGACTCCCACCTCTTCAGGGggacaccccacccccccaccctcagACACCTCCTTCAGAGCCCTGGCCACCAGCCCCATCACCAGCCCCTCCCAACAGCAGCCCAGTTCCCCCTCCCTTCACAAGGGACCCACGCCTCCTGCCACCTCTCCCCACCAACAGATGCAGCACTCGCCCCAGCAGGCCGGGGATCAgcagtcagcagcagcagcagcagcagcagcagcggcagcagcttCGGTGCCGCGCCTGACGATTGCCAACAACCTGATGGCATCTACCACCAGTGCCATCAGCTCCCACCTGctggccgccaccaccaccaccagccaggcCGGCGTGAGTGGCATGATGGGCCGCTACGGCACCCAGTGGTCCCAGGCGGCAGGCTACAGCGGTGCTGCGGCCTACCCTGGCCTGCCTGGCACTAGTATCGGCAGCACCAACATGCCCGGACCCCTGCGTGCCCCCCTGCCACCCACTGTGGGTATGCAGTACCGCCCCAGCCCGCCCCCACGTGTCCGGGGCAGACCCCCTCTCATTGGCCATGTGGGGCGCCCTCCCCTGCACCAGGCTGCCCACCTCCAGCCTACCCGTGGGCCAGGGCGCCCCCCTGCTTCCTCCATCCTGCCACCGCCTCTCATGCCAGCCCCGGGGGGACGGGGGGGCATGATGCCACCCCTGCAGCGCATGCACCAGACCATGTACCCTGGTGGGCGCCCCGCTGCCCCACCGCAACAGAGCGGTGCTGGCAAGCGGCAAATGCTTGGGGCTGCCGGACACTCCCCCAGCAAGACTGCGCGCCGCGAGGACATCAACGTGCCCTCGCGGCAGAAGGACAATGAGTGTCAGATCATTGCTGTGGCCAACAGGAGTGATGGGCTACCCGTTATCTCCAATGTTCAGGGCGGTTCTGCTGCGCCTGGCACCCAGCGGACCCCCGTGCCCCCCACCACTGAGTCCACCATCAACCTGAGTGACTCCATCACGCTGAGTGTGCGCGCCTCAGCAAGCAAGGAGGGTGCCCGTGGCGAGCGCGGCGGCCCGGAGGCGGGTGCTGTGGCCAACCTGCTGGCCTCGCGGGGCATCACTGTGACGCCTGCGGCTGGGGAGCGGCAAGATGGCAGTGGCGGAAGGGATGACCGGCGGTTGCCAACAGCGCAGGAGTTGAACCTGTCCTCGGCAATCTCtgtgcacccacccacccagcggGAACGTGAGGGTGGCGGGCGAGAGCGGGACAGAGATGGCTTCGCGGTGCCCCAGGCCCCCCCCACACGAGCTAACGCATCCAACAGCAGTGTGGAGCGGCCTCCCCGCCCCCCTACCGTGGACTTAACGCAGGACGTGCCTGCCTCGGGGGCCCAGGGCACGCGGCACAAGTGCCACCAGTGTGACCGCAGTTTCCCCACGGCCAGCCTGCTAGCGGACCACAGTCGCgtgcaccagcagcagcagcaggccagGATGCCCTTCAAGTGCCACCTGTGCACGGCAGGCTTCTCCACACAGAAGGGCCAGCAGCACCACTACCAGCAGTTCCACCAGCTGCACCTCTCCGCCGGGGATGTGGCCATCCCACTGGTGGACCTGCGCAGCCCCGTCAACGTGCAGCGCATGGCGGCCCTGGGCATCCGctccttcctgcctctcaccAACCTGCAGAACAGGGGTGCAGGAGGCGTGGTGGGCGTGCCCATCCTCACCCTGGAGAACCTGCGCAATGGCCACATGACACTGCAGCAGTGGGGAGTCAGTGACGTGCTGTCCCTCGGCCCCGCCAAGACCCTCAACATGCCCAG